In Felis catus isolate Fca126 chromosome A3, F.catus_Fca126_mat1.0, whole genome shotgun sequence, a single genomic region encodes these proteins:
- the PPM1G gene encoding protein phosphatase 1G: MGAYLSQPNTVKCSGDGVGASRLPLPYGFSAMQGWRVSMEDAHNCIPELDSETAMFSVYDGHGGEEVALYCAKYLPDIIKDQKAYKEGKLQKALEDAFLAIDAKLTTEEVIKELAQIAGRPTEDEDEKEKVADEDDVDNEEAALLHEEATMTIEELLTRYGQNCHKGAPHSKSGAGTGEEPGSQGLNGEAGPEDPSRETSSEENGPTAKAHTGLSSNSERGTEAGQGGEPGTPTGEAGPSCSSASDKLPRIAKSKFFEDSEDESDEAEEEEEDSEECSEEEDGYSSEEAENEEDEDDTEEAEEDEEEEEMMVPGMEGKEEPGSDSGTTAVVALIRGKQLIVANAGDSRCVVSEAGKALDMSYDHKPEDEVELARIKNAGGKVTMDGRVNGGLNLSRAIGDHFYKRNKNLPPEEQMISALPDIKVLTLTDDHEFMVIACDGIWNVMSSQEVIDFIQSKISQRDENGELRLLSSIVEELLDQCLAPDTSGDGTGCDNMTCIIICFKPRNTAELQPESGKRKLEEVLSSEGAEENGNSDNKKKAKRD; encoded by the exons GATGCTCACAACTGTATTCCTGAGCTGGACAGTGAGACAGCAATGTTTTCTGTCTATGATGGACATGGAG GGGAGGAAGTTGCCTTGTACTGTGCCAAATATCTTCCTGATATCATCAAAGATCAGAAGGCCTACAAAGAAGGCAAGCTACAAAAG GCATTAGAAGATGCCTTCTTGGCTATTGATGCCAAACTGACCACTGAGGAAGTCATAAAGGAGTTGGCACAGATTGCAGGGCGACCCACTGAGGatgaggatgaaaaagaaaaagtagctgatgaagatgatg TGGACAATGAGGAAGCTGCGCTGCTGCATGAAGAGGCTACCATGACTATTGAAGAGCTGCTCACGCGCTACGGGCAGAACTGTCACAAGGGTGCTCCCCACAGCAAATCTGGAGCTGGGACAGGCGAGGAACCAGGGTCCCAGGGCCTCAATGGGGAAGCCGGACCTGAGGACCCATCTAGGGAAACTTCTTCAGAGGAAAATGGCCCCACAGCCAAGGCCCACACAGGCCTTTCCTCCAACTCAGAACGTGGGACTGAGGCAGGCCAAGGTGGCGAACCTGGCACTCCCACTGGTGAGGCTGGGCCTTCCTGCTCTTCAGCCTCTGACAAGCTGCCTCGAATTGCTAAGTCCAAGTTCTTTGAGGACAGTGAGGATGAGTCAgatgaggcagaggaggaagaggaagacagtgaG GAATGCAGTGAGGAAGAGGATGGCTACAGCAGTGAAGAAGCAGAGAATGAGGAAGATGAGGATGACACTGAGGAGGCTGAAGAAGACGAGGAAGAAGAGGAGATGATGGTGCCTGGCATGGAAGGCAAAGAGGAG CCTGGCTCTGACAGCGGCACAACAGCGGTGGTGGCCCTGATACGAGGGAAGCAGTTGATTGTAGCCAATGCGGGAGACTCTCGTTGTGTGGTGTCTGAGGCTGGCAAAGCTTTAGACATGTCCTATGACCACAAACCAGAGGATGAAGTGGAGCTAGCACGCATCAAGAATGCTGGTGGCAAGGTCACCATGGATGGGCGAGTCAACGGGGGCCTCAACCTCTCCAGAGCCATTG GAGACCACTTCTACAAGAGAAATAAGAACTTGCCACCTGAGGAACAGATGATTTCAGCCCTTCCTGACATCAAGGTGCTGACTCTCACTGACGACCACGAATTCATGGTCATTGCCTGTGATGGCATATG GAATGTGATGAGCAGCCAGGAAGTTATAGACTTTATTCAATCAAAGATCAGTCAGCGTGATGAAAATGGGGAGCTTCGGTTATTGTCATCCATTGTGGAAGAG CTGCTGGATCAGTGCCTGGCACCAGATACTTCTGGGGACGGTACAGGGTGTGACAACATGACCTGCATCATCATTTGCTTCAAGCCCCGAAACACAGCAGAACTTCAGCCAGAGAGTGGCAAGCGGAAACTGGAGGAGGTGCTCTCTTCTGAGGGGGCTGAAGAAAATGGCAACAGTGACAATAAGAAGAAAGCCAAGCGGGACTAA
- the ZNF513 gene encoding zinc finger protein 513, protein MPRRKQSHPQPVKCEGVKVDTEDSLDEGPGALVLESDLLLGQDLEFEEEEEEEEEEGDGNSDQLMGFERDSEGDSLGARPGLPYGLSDDESGGGRPLSAESEVEEPARGPGEARGERPGPACQLCGGPTGEGPCCGAGGPGGGPPLPPRLLYSCRLCAFVSHYSSHLKRHMQTHSGEKPFRCGRCPYASAQLVNLTRHTRTHTGEKPYRCPHCPFACSSLGNLRRHQRTHAGPPTPPCPTCGFRCCAPRPTRPPSPTEQEGAVPRRPEDALLLPDLSLHVPPGGASFLPDCGQLRGEGEGLCGTGSEPLPELLFPWTCRNCGRELEEGEGGRLGAAMCGRCMRGEAGGGASGGPQGPSDKGFACSLCPFATHYPNHLARHMKTHSGEKPFRCARCPYASAHLDNLKRHQRVHTGEKPYKCPLCPYACGNLANLKRHGRIHSGDKPFRCSLCNYSCNQSMNLKRHMLRHTGEKPFRCATCAYTTGHWDNYKRHQKVHGHGGAGGPGLSASEGWAPPHSPSSVLSPRGPTALSAAGSRALHTDSP, encoded by the exons ATGCCCCGAAGGAAGCAGAGCCACCCGCAGCCCGTGAAATGCGAGGGGGTCAAAG TGGATACCGAAGACTCCCTCGACGAAGGACCCGGGGCCCTGGTATTGGAGAGTGACTTGCTACTAGGCCAGGATCTGGAgtttgaggaggaagaggaagaggaagaggaggaaggtgacGGCAACAGCGACCAGCTCATGGGCTTCGAGAGAGACTCTGAAG GAGACTCTCTGGGGGCCAGGCCTGGGCTTCCCTATGGGCTGAGCGATGACGAGTCTGGGGGCGGCCGGCCACTAAGTGCTGAGAGTGAAGTTGAGGAGCCAGCCAGGGGTCCAGGGGAGGCCAGGGGTGAGAGGCCAGGCCCAGCCTGCCAGCTGTGTGGGGGGCCGACAGGTGAGGGGCCGTGTTGTGGGGCAGGAGGGCCGGGTGGGGGGCCCCCGCTGCCCCCACGGCTATTATACTCATGCCGCCTCTGCGCCTTCGTGTCCCACTACTCGAGCCACCTGAAGCGGCACATGCAGACACACAGCGGGGAGAAGCCGTTCCGCTGTGGCCGCTGCCCCTACGCCTCAGCCCAGCTCGTCAACCTGACGCGACATACCCGCACCCACACTGGCGAGAAGCCCTACCGCTGTCCCCACTGCCCCTTTGCCTGCAGCAGCCTGGGCAACCTGAGGCGGCATCAGCGCACCCACGCGGggccccccactcctccctgccCGACCTGTGGCTTCCGCTGCTGTGCTCCACGTCCAACCCGGCCTCCCAGTCCCacagagcaggagggggcagTGCCCCGGCGACCTGAAG ATGCTCTGCTGCTTCCAGATTTGAGCCTCCATGTGCCACCAGGTGGTGCCAGTTTCCTGCCAGACTGTGGGCAGCTGCGGGGTGAAGGAGAGGGTCTTTGTGGGACTGGATCAGAACCACTGCCAGAGCTGCTGTTCCCTTGGACCTGCCGGAACTGTGGAcgagagctggaggagggggagggtggtcGGCTGGGAGCTGCCATGTGTGGGCGCTGCATGCgaggagaggctggagggggTGCCAGTGgggggccccagggccccagtGACAAAGGCTTTGCCTGTAGCCTCTGCCCCTTTGCCACTCATTATCCCAACCACCTGGCCCGGCATATGAAGACGCACAGTGGCGAGAAGCCCTTTCGCTGTGCCCGCTGTCCCTATGCCTCTGCTCATCTGGATAATCTGAAACGGCACCAGCGCGTCCACACGGGAGAGAAGCCCTACAAGTGCCCCCTCTGCCCTTATGCCTGTGGCAACCTGGCCAACCTCAAGCGTCACGGTCGCATCCACTCTGGGGACAAACCTTTTCGGTGTAGCCTTTGCAACTACAGCTGCAATCAGAGCATGAACCTCAAACGCCACATGCTGCGGCACACAGGCGAGAAGCCCTTCCGCTGTGCCACCTGCGCCTACACCACAGGCCACTGGGACAACTACAAACGCCACCAGAAGGTGCATGGCCATGGTGGGGCAGGAGGGCCTGGCCTCTCTGCCTCCGAGGGCTGGGCCCCACCACACAGCCCCTCCTCTGTGTTGAGCCCTCGGGGTCCGACAGCTTTGAGTGCCGCTGGTAGCCGGGCTCTCCATACAGACTCACCCTGA
- the SNX17 gene encoding sorting nexin-17 has translation MHFSIPETESRSGDSGGSAYVAYNIHVNGVLHCRVRYSQLLGLHEQLRKEYGANVLPAFPPKKLFSLTPAEVEQRREQLEKYMQAVRQDPLLGSSETFNSFLRRAQQETQQVPTEEVSLEVLLSNGQKVLVNVLTSDQTEDVLEAVAAKLDLPDDLIGYFSLFLVREKEDGTFSFVRKLQEFELPYVSVTSLRSQEYKIVLRKSYWDSAYDDDVMENRVGLNLLYAQTVSDIERGWILVTKEQHRQLKSLQEKVSKKEFLRLAQTLRHYGYLRFDACVADFPEKDCPVVVSAGNSELSLQLRLPGQQLREGSFRVTRMRCWRVTSSVPLPSGGTSSPGRGRGEVRLELAFEYLMSKDRLQWVTITSPQAIMMSICLQSMVDELMVKKSGGSIRKMLRRRVGGTLRRSDSQQAVKSPPLLESPDASRESMVKLSSKLSAVSLRGIGSPSTDASASDVHGNFAFEGIGDEDL, from the exons ATGCACTTTTCCATTCCTGAAACCGAGTCCCGCAGCGGGGACAGCGGCGGCTCCGCCTACGTG GCCTATAATATCCACGTGAATGGAGTCCTTCATTGCCGGGTGCGCTACAGCCAGCTCCTGGGGCTGCACGAGCAG CTTCGGAAGGAGTATGGGGCCAATGTTCTTCCTGCATTTCCCCCAAAGAAGCTTTTCTCTCTGACACCTGCTGAGGTAGAACAGAGGAGAGAGCAGTTAGAGAAGTACATGCAAGCCG TTCGGCAAGACCCGCTGCTTGGGAGCAGTGAGACCTTCAATAGCTTTCTGCGTCGGGCACAACAG GAGACACAGCAGGTCCCCACAGAGGAAGTTTCCTTGGAAGTGCTGCTCAGCAACGGGCAGAAAGTTCTCGTCAATGTGCTAACTTCAGATCAGACTGAAGATGTCCTAGAG GCTGTGGCTGCAAAGCTGGATCTTCCAGATGACTTGATCGGATACTTCAGTCTCTTTCTAGTTCGAGAGAAAGAGGATGGAACCTTTTCTT TCGTACGGAAGTTGCAAGAGTTTGAGCTGCCTTATGTATCTGTCACCAGTCTTCGGAGTCAAGAGTATAAGATTGTGCTAAGGAAGAG TTACTGGGACTCTGCCTATGACGACGATGTCATGGAGAACCGGGTTGGCCTGAACCTGCTTTATGCTCAG ACGGTATCAGACATTGAGCGTGGGTGGATTCTGGTCACCAAGGAGCAGCACCGGCAGCTCAAATCTCTGCAAGAGAAGGTCTCCAAGAAGGAG TTCCTGCGGCTGGCTCAGACACTGCGGCACTATGGCTACTTGCGCTTCGATGCCTGTGTGGCTGACTTCCCAGAGAAGGACTGTCCCGTGGTAGTGAGTGCAGGCAACAGTGAGCTTAGCCTCCAGCTCCGCCTGCCTGGCCAGCAACTCCGAGAAGGCTCCTTCCGGGTCACCCGCATGCGGTGCTGGCGGGTCACCTCCTCT gTGCCACTGCCCAGTGGAGGCACAAGCAGCCCAGGCCGGGGCCGGGGTGAGGTGCGCCTGGAACTGGCTTTTGAATACCTCATGAGCAAGGACCGGCTACAGTGGGTCACCATCACCAGCCCCCAG GCTATCATGATGAGTATCTGCTTGCAGTCTATGGTAGATGAACTGATGGTGAAGAAATCTGGTGGCAGCATCAGGAAG ATGCTGCGTCGGCGAGTAGGGGGCACTCTGAGACGCTCAGACAGCCAGCAAGCAGTGAagtccccacccctgctt GAGTCACCTGATGCCAGCCGGGAGTCCATGGTCAAACTCTCA AGCAAGCTGAGTGCCGTGAGCTTGCGGGGGATTGGCAGTCCCAGCACAGATGCCAGTGCCAGTGATGTCCACGGCAATTTTGCCTTCGAGGGCATTGGAGATGAGGATCTGTGA